Within Epilithonimonas zeae, the genomic segment CTTTCTTTAAAACTTCCGGATAAACTATTCCATCTTTTACTAAAATATAAGGATGATCTTCTATCAACTCTTTTATTTTCTGATTCTTGAAGATAAATTTCTTCACAACAAAATTCGCAACAAACAGAACCAAAGCGGCGACAATTCCGCCTTCCAAACTGCTGTTGGAACCAACCATTGCATTCTGAACGGCATTACTTATCAACAGCAAAAGAATCACATCTCCCGCATTAAGCTGTGACAACTGATTTTTCCCAAAAACGCGCACAGCAATCACCATGAAAAAGTAAACCGCCAGCGACCGAATAACGATGTCAAGAATTGGATTCAAAGTTTGAAAAAATTTATATAAATAAAGATAGATAGTTTTCGGGATATTGCTTAAGTAAATTTTGCATATTTTTTGTATTGCAAAAGCTTTGTGAAAACAAACTATTTTTAAACTATATTTGAAATAAAAACTAAACGATGAAAAAACAACTTTTACTGTTCGCTGTTTCGTTATGCCTTTTATCTTGTCAAAAAGCGGTTAAAAAAGTCGCAACGGTTGATAGACAAGAAATCACTGTTGATACAATTTCTACTGACAAGAAAAACCTTTCCGATTTCCATATCTACGATTTGTATTCTATGGAAAATGCTGGCAAATATGATATATTCATTTCTTTGTCTGATATTTATAATGATTCTTTAGCTGTTCCAAATGACATTATAGAGAATCAGAAATCTAAGACTTTTGCGGAACTTAAACATTTTGAATTGACCGGAATTTATCGGGAAAAATTACTAAAAGGAACTTCCCTATCTGAAGCTGATACGTTATTTCTTTACAATTACAAAGATGCTAAACTACAGAAATTTCCGATTAAGGATTTGAGATCGGTTGCCAATCTTGATCTATATACCAGCGAAGGCGAAGAAATCTCTCATTACAATTATATGATTGGCTTTGAACTGAATCAGCCAGAAACTTCTCAGGAAACAGTTTATGACAAAACGGAATATACTTTGGCTTATTTCGGAAAAGAAAATCCGTTCTCTGGTGAAAAACTAACATTGGTTCCGTGGAAAAAAGCTTCAATCAATCAATTTCCTTTATCTCTGAAAGACAAAAAAAATCTGGGCGATACCTATCACGCAAGATATCGAGATATGGACTACTATCTTCAGGACTTTAAAGATCAATATGGCGTTGCTGAAAGACAATTAGCAGTAGTGAAAAACAAAAAAGTCTTTTTTATAAAAAACATTACAAAAGGCGAAGGTGCCGAATTCAAATCTCTTAATTTCATAGAAAACAATGATTATGATGATTTTCAATGGACCGGAAATCTTTTCAAAAACAAACCGCCTGTGGTTTTTGGTTTTGTTTCGGAATCGTTTGGTTGCCCTTTCATTACTTTTTTAGACACTTCTTATCAAGGTATTTATCTGAATTGCGACAATAGACATTAGTGAATAAAATTGTTCTCTACAATTAGGCTGGAGTATTTGGACTTGCAAACACATAGATTATGAAAAACATCCCAATTGCTAATATTTTAGGTGTCATTATTTCGATAGGCGTATTATTGTCGGTTCCGCAGATTGTAAACTGGGTTTTTCAAAACCATTTTGAAAATAATATTTTGCCATATAGTCCAAGAGCAGAGTTTGAAATGTACTTCGATGAGTCCAGAATCTCGTTTGACAAAAATTTTATGTTTGGAATTTGGATATTAATTCTAGTGATGTTTGTTTATCTCATTTTTTTAGACTTTCGATTGAAAAGCGTTAATGAAAGTAGATTGCCAAACAGAAAACTGCAACTAAGTATTTTCATGAAGAGGATTATTGCCTATATCATTATTTTCCTTGCACTCCCTATGAATTTATTGGTTTTTGATAAAGGTTCTTCCAGCGAAATGCTTTCTTTGTCTGACAAGATGATTTTGTCATCATTTATTTTGATGATGTTTAATTCCGTTTCACTTTTACCCTATTTATCACAGCGAAATATTGCTACATTTTTTAAATTAAAGGATGTTTTGATTTTCAATGTAGGAATGATTATCTGTATGACTTTATTGTTTTATTTAGGCGTTAGTCAATATGTTGCACCTGCAATTTCTGGAATTTTATCGGGGTTTGCATTCGTCAAAAAAATGACAGAGACCTGGAATCACATTGAAAATTATTTTGATATCAAGGGAAAACGTTTTCACGAAATGATGTAATTAATTGGATTAAATTCTAATATTAAACTATGCCACTATCAAAATTCAACATAAAATTAATTCAGATTTTTTTGATACTTTCTATTCTGTTCTTTTGTGGGTTTGG encodes:
- a CDS encoding DUF421 domain-containing protein, with the protein product MNPILDIVIRSLAVYFFMVIAVRVFGKNQLSQLNAGDVILLLLISNAVQNAMVGSNSSLEGGIVAALVLFVANFVVKKFIFKNQKIKELIEDHPYILVKDGIVYPEVLKKVSISEDELEEAVHEHGIENVSDVKLAILEVDGNISVISTDKSTEQTHYSRHKTKMKRKFRNQ